GATAAAATAAAGAGTAGATTTACGAACTCAAAGTTAGACATGAGTTGTCTAAACTATCATCTGCACAGTATTGAATTTGTAAAAGGCATACGTTCTACGGGAAATGAGTCAATACTGTGATACGTGATTCATACCACGTATGTATAAAATGACATATAAGGAAGGTACAAATTTTAATCTCTGCTTGCTATCGTATGAAGTCCTGAAAATTATTAATTTTCACTTCGTACCCTCATGACTCTGACCAGTTTCTTAAGATTCAGTTTGGTGTTTGCTATCTTAGAGTGTTGTCAAAAGATCATGTTTGATTCGGTCTGGCGAAACATCTCTAGAAAAGCATATCAGATTGAGATTGAGAGATTCATGAGATGAGGAAGATCATTAAGTATTATCACATTAATTGTGTTCATTGATCGATCCATTATGTTTGTTCTTTGGACAAGAGCATAATGATGAACTCAAATTAAGACAAAAGAGACTGTGAGATATAAATGTGATAAATGGTCTAGGGTACTACATACTATTATCTACTCCAAATTCCATTAAATTGAGAAGCTATATATTCCTAACAGATGTATAACAGTAAAGCTCTCGAAGTATGCACCGGTCACATGGTCTAATCGTTATGTATGAAAGTTACAGAATATAAGTGAGAGTTGACCCACTATGTGTGAGTGGGAGATGAAAGAAATTAGACTTGGGCCACCCATATGGGCCAACCCAGTTCATGTTTAATAAGTAAAtatatttataaataaatatatttatatatatacaatatctaattaaaataaaagaagagacACAACGGTTAGGACTCCCTAAACCGTTGTGTCGTATCTGTTCAATAAAAGGAGGAGATGCGTGAAAATTCAAGCATCGAATTCTCTCCTCCTTCAACAGAAAAAAATTCCTTTCTTGTCTCACAAAAATTCTAAAGAGTTCAAGTGAAGATCTTGTGAAGATTTCTTCTGCGAAATACTTGGAAAGAATCTCTGTAACAAGGTACGATCATAGACTGTGAACTTTATAGTTTAATTCGTGTGTTAACATGTGATTGAACTATGTGACTAGTGAAACAAATATAATGATCCTGCAAACTATGTGTTTGATTTAATTCATCAGAGACTTTAAGCAAAAGAGAAGATTTGTTATTTGTGTCATAaattattttcttgtatttttaaGAAGCCCATAATCTCTGTAGGCTTGGGCATTATTCTAATAGATTGGGAAAAAAAATCTATCGTCATTGTAAGATAGAAAAAATTATTCTTTTATAGGTTTTGGATTACttgggatctatatatagggACTAATGGTGAGAATTATTTGCACTGTGCTATTTTTCTCATTCATATTGAAAAAATCTATTTGCTTCTGACCGAAGATTAGGCTTAATGAACCTCGTTAAATTTTtgtaatatttttcttttttatttgctTTGTATGTGATTGTGTGGCCACGACCTTCTATAACAAACTTAATGTTAGACTTATAATAGATATAATAAGTTTAGGCAGGAAGTAATTCAAGGACAATTTTCTTGAGTATCTTGGTTTTATATGTTTGTACCGTACTCTAACAGAATATGCTGACGTTGATGATCAATTTCATTAAAATTTAAAGATGACTTCAAGTTGATACTTTATTTTTGCGAGTCTGGCAATTTTTCAGATTAATCTTCTTCAGAATATATTTGCTGCAATCAATTTTACGTAATTGTAATACAAAAGACACGAACTGAAAAATAATAAAGATGGTATAATTCTTCTTAATTTTAGTTCACGTAATTTTGGGGAAGTGCACAAATACCCGATTTTGAGATTGTTGTTTAAGTTGtacctattttcttttttgtaaaaTTTAACTATTTCGAATACAACTTCAGACAAACGTGAATAAAGTAAGAAAATCCACGTATAAAGTTACAAATTTAGTCTGGAGTTAGGAAGTAGCAATTTATCTAAAATTATCTGTATTTTTGttactaattattttattttatttttaaaatgagTACAAGTTTAATAGGGGCACAAAATTTTTTACAATACTTTTTGATAGCACTTGTTGATGCTATTAACAgatcatttgttcttcttctcgCCTTTTCCTAAAGACCTTAACCTTCATCTGGGCCAGTTATAAATTGGGCTAGAATAGCCTTTGGAATTAGGGAGAAATTTAAAGggaaaatctcactttatacctattaagcccaaactatttaccttgccTACCCAGTTGGCCCAATTTATTTACCCGGCCCCCATATTTCACGCGGCCCAATCTACCCATCTCTCCTTATCTTCGATCTAGCCCACCTATTTCACCCGGCACAAGCTTCCCACGCTTTTCTTCGTTCTTTAACAGTTAACAAGTAGACTAGAGTACAGTTTTCAAATCTCCATAGCCAACCGATGAGAACGCAAAATTCACCCACATTcgagtttttaatttttttcttccgATTCCGTTCTATCTCTTCGTCTAGTACCTATTTTTGGGTGACATTTTTGCTTTGGGTGAAATTTTTGCTTCTGAAAGTACGTTTTAGTGAAAGTGGGTTTTCAAAATCATAGGATTTTTGTGTTTTCCTTTGTACTTTTGTGAATCAATGTCTATGGGTTGTTGTTTTCTCTATGGGTCGGAAGCATTGTGCGTGTAGATGGTGGCGCCGTGGACAATATCATTCTTCAACACAAGTAGCTGCTGAATCCGTTGCCTCAGCCATGTCTGTTCctagtttttccttattttctgatTCTCAGTCTCTATTTAGTCGTAACCCTAGCAGTAGTCATGTTGAAAACACAACTGAAAATGTAGAATTAGAGGGTGGAAAAGGCAACAATATTAATGCTTCGTCAGTTGATGAAACTCCCTACCTGTCATTACCCGACACAAATTCCGAACCAGTCATAGGAGGTGTTCCTGTGACTGATAAGGGAAAAGGTAAAGGTGTTGAGGATTCTCAGTTAGAGGGAAGCCGACGTGAATCCGTGCCTAAAACAGAGACTCAACCAGTAGATGTTGATTGTAGCGATGATTCTcagttaaagaagaaaaaaattggtATCGCACCCAAGAAGGTAATTTTCTTACAATTATGATCTTTGAGATTTTAATGTATAGTACATTGTTATTTTTTGATTTCCTGTTATGATTTTgtattatattatatttatagTCAGTTGTGCTAattttaagtgaattctatttCTTCAAGTTCATTATGTACATTTAAGAGAACTGTTGTAAATTTATTACGATTTCCATTTATCTGTTTATTCCAGCTATCCATTTCATCAATGTTCAGTGCGACGTAATAGTGTTTATAGCTGTTAAAATCCATCACTAGATGATTAACTAAGAGAAAATCAAGTACCAGCGAATTTTGAGTTTTTGGGTGAAGTTCATTTGAGCTGTTCTATGTGTATGTTTCTGTGATATTAGCAAAATTTAGGCCTATTATTCTGCTTAGAAGAAGTAAAAGATATCATTTTGTATACATTGTGTTTGAGCGTGAAGGAATTGAGTGATATTTTCTAGTATATTGTATAGACCAGTTAATTTCCAATAATGAGATTGTTAATTTTGGATGGCATATTTGTCTTTGCTATTAGTTTCTCAATGTTTTTGAATCAATATAGACAGATTAAATTAATGTTTTGCTTGAGGTTTAAAAAGGGTCACTGATTCAGTAGCTGTTGTAGTCAACCATATGTATTGAAGCCAGAGTTGCTCTGTGTGATTTCTGATTTTCAGCTTTGCATTAGATGGTTTTGTACATGATTTAGTATTTAGCCAGTTGACAGTGGTGGAGAGAAGCATGGAAGGAATGGGACCGTGTAAGTTAGGAGTGCAGAATGAGCTTTTCTTTATAGGTGGCATTGTGTGGATGGGGTCAATGGGCGAGAAGCACTGGTACTGTAGCATAAGTTCTTTGTCGAATATTAGCTATCTTGTAGTGCAATTTGATGTGAGTTTATGCTATTCTTTTACTTCCTTAGTAATCTCAAGAATATGCAAGATGAAAAGTATTTTGCTACTATCCTCTAAATATGTATTTGATAGAATAGTTTCCGGATACTGTAGATTTAATAGCTAAGTTTTTTTTGGCTTTCCCTCCCTAGTAATATTGAATATGCATCTTCAAATGAAACAACTTAAAGTAAGTTTATGCATTAATGGTCACTTAGTATTGCTGCAAATTGTTCCCACActattttccttttgtttctttataAGTAAAATTTGTAGTTGCCGGAAATTAGTCAGTAGAATTGTATACCCTGCTGGTATAGTTATATGTCGTATTGGTATCGTATGGTAGTTGTAATATTTTTAGTTGGTTTAGTTGcattttaagtgaattctatttctgaaattattttaTATGAACATGTTTTGCAGTGTTGGGATTTCCTTGTGCCTATGGACTTAGATTATAAACCAAAGGTTGATTGGGATACCAACTGCCatgttattcatcaattgaaagcGAAGTTATCAAAGAGGCAACTTCGACTGTTTAAGAAAACATGCTTTGTCTATTTTTTGGATCTGCCACCAGTTATTGTACAGATTCGGGTTATGCACCATTTGCTTATTAGATAAGTACATCATGAGGTGAAAAATGAGACGCTGTTTGTAGTGAATGATTCTAGGTTGCGCTTTGGCTTGGGTGAATTTGCACTTGTTACTGGGTTGAAATGTAAGGGTGATACAAGTATAGAGAGCATAGCAGAGAATAGGTTGATTTCAAATTATTTTGGAACTGCATCCGTGACATTTGCCCAACTAGCAGACTGttttaagaagaagaaatgggaaaCAGATGATGATGCGTTGAAGATAGCAGTTCTTTATTTTGTGAATAGCTTCTTACTTTCTCAACTCAAAACAAAGGTTATTTCACGGTCTTACATTGATTTGGTTGAGTGCGgtgattttaataattttttcggGGGTATAGATGTTTATAAAGCTACAATTGACTCATGTTCCAATAAGTTTCAAGATAAGCCTTCTTTTTATAGACTCGGTGGCTTCCCGTTGGCTTTACAGACTTGGTTGTATGAATGCTGCTCAAGTTTGGATGGTCACTTTGCTGATCATCTTGGAAACAAACTTCCACGAATTTTAAATTGGGTAGTCATGGGTCAAATACCGAATGAGCGAGTTGCTTTGCAAATGCGTAGCTTGCAACGCGAGCAGGTAATTTTCTCATAGTTTTATTGCCTCTCTTAATGTTTTGGTACAGTAGTTTAGTCACAGTTGTAGCAATATCCCAGTTCAGTGATATACTCTATTGGTATACATGTATATTATATTGGTACCATGTATACTATATCCCAGTTCAGtgatatactctgttggtatacatgtatactatattggtatcatatggtaatAGAGATCTTTTATCTTTCCATACTttattatcatttctatttctAACTAGTGTGCTTAATAATTGCAGCTAAAGAACATCACCCCAACTGATGATGAGAAGCAACTATTTGATGTGCGTGGTCTAAACTTTGAAATTGAAGTTGAGTGCACTGACAGTCAGCCCGATAGCTTTCAGGTTTTTGGCACTCAATTACCAAAGACAAAGTATGCATGAAAGTACTGGAGGTGATTCCCAACCTACCAATGCTGAGGTAATGAAGGAGTTACCAGCTTTGAAGCTTTTTGTAGAGACCAAGTTTGAGGAGGTGCTTGCAGCGATTGGTAGGCAGTCAATGAAAACCATAGGGAAATTCAGCAGTATTGATCTTTTATATAATATAATGCTATAGTATATTGTTCAAAGATGCAATATATGCTTATAGGATACTATTCCATTCTTTACTTTTAGTGCACATAGTATTCTTGTAATATACATAATACTAAAATTGTTAGTTTCTCATTTTCAGCATAAGCAACAGGATAATGATCCTGACTTTCGTGAGATGCATAATGATTATGACCAGTTTGAAAGTGGCCACGTTGGGAATGATCCTGTAGTTCTTGGAGATAGCACGCCCAAAGCGCCTTCTAGTATGTAAATCACagatttgattgatttttttttgctGTTGTTTTTTGAAAATAGTACTCTTGCTTATACTTTTATATGTTTAGTATCTGGTTTTGGTGGGGCTGGTCAAGATGGAGGTGCCACTGGTGTCAATGTGAAGAACGTCACAGCAAGTGATGGTGTAGTTAATGATGATTTTGGCTTAGATTCTAACTTTGAACTGTCTGCATCTGCAATTGATCAAATCACCATCATTACACAACAAGCAACATATAAGCAGTCATCTCATGATGTTAAAAAGTCGGGTCCTGCTCCGCTGCCATCAGGAATCCCTGTACAGACACGAGCAAATGTTGTTATTTAGTCTAATACTGCTCCACAGGGTACGATGTTGATGTTACTAATTCTGTAGTTAGTATGTAAATGATAGGTTCTTGatagttttttaatttttatttaagtagTGATGCTGATAATGGATTTATGTGTTCAGCATGTCGGGTTGATGGTGTTGGTCAAGTGGATGTTGGTGGCAGTAATGTGAATTTGCCTTCTGGTAATGTCTTCTATATAtaacttttcattctttttttctaaATTTCTTAACTTTGTATATTTATTTATTCACTAGCATTTTCTAATTTAAGCTCCATGCCGACACAGGGGTGATCTTCATTtggattctgattttgaatataCTGATTCTCAACTTGATCTAATTGTTGCCATTACACAAGGAGAGAGACGTAATGTAAATCAATCTGGAAATGAACTGACAACTCATGCTGTAAATAAGTCTAAACCTGATCAGTCGGTATCAAGAAGTATTGTCCAGATACAAACAGACGTTGAAACTACTCCTGCAATTTTCGCACGGAGAAGGCGCCCCGCAGCTGTAAAACAGTCGCCGTATAGGAATGACTGGCAATCTGGTATTAGTGCAGTCGGGGGATCCTCGAAGGTTATCAAAGGAAGATTTCCATTTGTAAATGAAATTTCAGAGACTGTTGATTTTAAGCTTACGACTGCATTCTCAAACTTTGTTGAAGCAAACATGCAATTGGGAGAGTGCGTATTCGTTTCCATGtacttttgttttcatttttttaatgttTGTTGTTATATTTCTTATCCATATCTTATTTTATACGAAATAAGGAAGTGTATTTACCTGGTGATCAAAAGCTAGAGCCTTGTTTTGACTTTGAAGTTGAACAGATTGATGATAAGACATTTTTCCATATCTTAAACTATTCTAGCAGGCCGCTCTCTAGTtcggtatgtgtactgctttttatttttgttgttgtagtaGTTCATTCATATTGTTAGTGGTAGTCatgttttcttcctttcttttttgcAGCACTTGAATATTATATTCTACTATCTTAGGAAGAAGGCGAAATATGGTTTTCAAATACTCTTTTTAATAATATCATTCAAAGGGTTTTCACAGAATTTGTAAAAGGTGGGAAACAAGATCATTTGACTGATAGATCAGACGATATCATGGAGTGCATGAAAGGATTTAGGATGCATTGCAACACTCCATGGCACCAGGTTGATCATGCCATTTTTTCCAATTAATTTGGTAGAAATTTGGCATTGGATATTGTGGTGTGTGTCATTCCACAAGAGATGTTTTTACGTATATGACTCGCTACATAGTCGAAAGCACAAAAAAGCTATTCAAAAAGTGGCAGAGGCTTATGCTGTGTTGATCCCCCTATTTCTAGTTAGTACTGAATTTTATAACCAAAGAAGTGACATTGTAGTAAAAAATGGTCTGCACATGGGAAAGAAGTTGATTGATCCTTTTGAGATTGAACTGATTACAAATCTGCCAACACAACAAAATTCGTAAGAATAGTTActtttttttactttgttttccTCATTCATATTAACATTTTCACTTCTAATTGATTTTTATAGTATATTCATTTGTTTTATTTCAGAGATTGTGGAGTATATGTTGCTTGCTTTGCTGAGTATATTATTGAAGATCTTCCAATCCCTGTTGCCAATTTTGATGTGGATGGTCTTCGAGCTAGATTTGGTATATTGTTGTGGCACTATGGGAGGAATAAGCAGTTGCATGGCGAATCAAGTGAATCTGAGGCTCCAGTAGCACCTAAAAAGACTCGTGGAAAGAAACGCAAGAAGTAGTATAGGTCTCTTTTTGGTTTTAGTTAATCGTATCATGAAAACTTTGCAGGATTTTAATAGTTTTTGGTGAAGTATGGTATTATTAGTAGTAAATGACCTTCTGTTGATTCAAGACTATAGGAAACTTGTGCCTTTATAAAATATTTCCAGCTGCTAATGTTTCTTTTATCATATTTAATTATTCTGGTTCAGAATATGTGGTATAGATTTCTTCAAGTACATGGGGGTTATCAGTTTAGTTATGTCTCTTGATGCTGAAAATTTGCTGATTTTGTTTCTGATTTCAGCTTGTTTTATTAGGCTTTTCTTAGGCTTCTTCCATAAAGTTGTTAGTTTATTAGGATGCCGAGGTTCATTCCTTTGCTAGAGGGTAAGGTTTAATGGATTCTGCAAGTGAAAATTAGGGGCAGATGAAGCAAACACTTCCAACAATATACAAAGTAGTTGTGACAGAAGTTAAATGATCTGCTTTCGAATGTGATGATGGTCTAAGCTTTAATGTTCATCTGTAGTTTTAGCATAGATGGTGTATTAGTGTAGTAGAACTATATACCAATCAGGTATACTGGTATACCATTTGGGTATCACGTTGTATTTGACTCACCTTTTTTCCTTCAGCAACTAGATGTAAGTACTGACATGAGTTGCAAAGCATGCGCATTTTGGTATCACGTTGTATCTGGTGCTCCATTTGTATTTCTGCGCATATTTTGTTTTTGCCATATTAGTGCAATACCACTATATACCAGCGAGGTATACAAATATAACATTTGGGTATCACCTTGTATTAATGTACCTGATGATGTACAATAACTGCATGTAAATGACTTCCAATTTGTTATACTTCAATACAGACATGAGCTGCAAAGCGTGCCCATTTTGTTAACAAAGTATGTACAAATGTTGCATTTGCAGCACCACTTCTATTTTTGCACATATTATGATACTAATAAGATATACAAATATACCAATAAGGTATACAGATATACCACTTGGGTATCACGTATATATTTTAGCATCTTTTTTCCTGCAGCAACTAGATGTAAATGCATCCCACTTTTATAtactaaaatagaaaataaatagaTTCTTATTGAAAATACAAGTAGCCATATAAATTTGTTGCCAAAAAGTAATTTCTCAAAGAATCATCATACCAAATATATGTCTAGTGCAAGAAAtgcattttatttttttgcaattCAAATGCTATGATTCTACGATATATGAGTTCTATAAAAATATTGAAGCATTATATCAATCTCTCTTTGGAATATTTCGGCATGTTCTCCGGTTGTGTCCTTTTCTCCCGCATAGTGCACATGTAACTGTATTTCCTTCCCAGTCTCTTATGCCTCTCTTCTTTTTAGGTCTTCCTGGTTTGATTTTTCCTTTTGGTGGCAGTACCACCTGCGAAGAGACATGTTCTGGAATTTGCCACGTTGTTTCATCAGGCAATGGATTTACTGGTATCTCATATGTTTTCAGCAAGTAGTCTATGCTGTAGTAATCCGAGCAATACTTGTATGGATCCATATGGAATTTTTGTATAACTGCCATTGCATGTGGACATGGAATATCGTCTAGCTGAAACCTCCTACAAGTGTAGTTTCTTTCATGTAGGCGCACCACATTTCTTGTTTGGCCATCAATTACTAAATGTAAGAATTCAGTTGATGGCAACACCtagtataattttaattaagaaaagTCATTAGCTATATGAAGTAATAGTattatttaaataataatattcagttgtttagtgaaatcactaaggtaaaaaagtaaaaatacagtACATGcagtatttttatgattttgaaaATGCATACCGTCATCGTCTATGATAAGATAGTATTATCTGCCAATATTTTTTCATACTTTGCACCAATCTTCATAAATGATTCCACTGCATCCTTCCGATTGGTGTAATTCCATTTTTGAATCAATGTTGTCATAAAGTCAAGCAAATTCACAACTGGGAGGTCTCTTGCGTGCTTGTTTGCTGCATTTACTGATTCCGCAATATTCGATGTCATGGTCATGGTTCTATTTGCCTTGGAATGCGCCCAGGACCATTTATCATATCCAATATCCATCAGATATGTTTTCACTCTACTATCAATAGCTTCTAACTCTGCCATATGCATGTTGAATTCTTCAACAGTGTATGCTCTTGCTAACGCAAAATATACTTCTTTGATTTGTTTTTGGCTCTTCCTGAAGTTTGTCTTTATGTTGTTCCACAGATGGAACATACATGCACAATGAGGGACTTCTAGATAGACAATTGAAGTTGCTTTCCATATAGCATCATGCATGTCTGATTCAATGCACATTCCCTCTCTTTGTCCATAGGTTTCTTTACAACACACTATATTAATTTAGCATTtcatatagtagtatagtcataggTAGGTGCAGGTGTGTAGCAAAACAactatatactctgttggtatacttgtataccatactggtatcatataatatttgaaaatattttttgtttctttaactgaatgtaattggattgtacacaaaatattaatttagtATTTCATATAGTAGTATAGTTATAGGTACGCGCAGGTGTGTAGCAAAACAactatatactctgttggtatacttgtataccatactggtatcatataatatttgaaaatattttttgtttctttaactgaatgtaattggattgtacacaaaatattaatttagtatttcatatagtagtatagttataggtacacgcaggtgtgtagcaaaacaactatatactctgttggtatacttgTATACCATAGTGGTATCATatatatttgaaaatattttttctttctttaactgAATGTAATTGGATTGTATTCTTACCCTCTGCGTCTTGCGTGGAAGCCGTGAGTATGGTCCCTCTATATGTTGACTTTAAAAAACTTCCATCAACTACAATTGTTGGCCTATAATAGACCCATCCTCTAATCGATGCATATATAGCTATGAATGCATACAAGAAGCTCCCATCTCCTTCAGTGTGTAGTCGTGTCACTGATCCTGGGTTAGCGTACTCTAACATATAAAGATATGTTGGCATTTTTTTGTATGACTCA
This genomic stretch from Nicotiana sylvestris chromosome 9, ASM39365v2, whole genome shotgun sequence harbors:
- the LOC138877516 gene encoding uncharacterized protein; this encodes MTVLPSTEFLHLVIDGQTRNVVRLHERNYTCRRFQLDDIPCPHAMAVIQKFHMDPYKYCSDYYSIDYLLKTYEIPVNPLPDETTWQIPEHVSSQVVLPPKGKIKPGRPKKKRGIRDWEGNTVTCALCGRKGHNRRTCRNIPKRD